The Rhinoderma darwinii isolate aRhiDar2 chromosome 11, aRhiDar2.hap1, whole genome shotgun sequence genome window below encodes:
- the LOC142663988 gene encoding dual specificity protein phosphatase 13A-like, producing the protein MSTSSFLSSFSRRLFRSTEKIDPNERTSKSTHEDNECGIKDEQTSLTQRPSVVNLQRLLAQTQTSGNLRKQIWCNGSLEHNFDSTANRRSVCSREEIDIYLRTCKSKYQEKELYIKDEHCGPQYSVIKLQKLLGQPQIPKNHMDQILSNVFLGDKTVAGNLKLLNNLHISHVLNAAEGDEQNHVTSKTYSGTDIKYLGFKVLDDPSFNITPLLQPGAMFIEQGVSFSGKVLVFCTKGVSRAAAFVIAYLMFYQNLQLEDAIQCIIKQRSIYPNSGFLSQLQDLDKKLFL; encoded by the exons ATGTCCACATCCAGTTTTCTCAGCTCATTCAGTAGAAGACTTTTTCGCAGCACTGAGAAGATAGACCCAAATGAAAGAACATCCAAATCAACACATGAAGATAACGAATGTGGCATCAAGGATGAGCAAACTTCATTAACACAGCGACCCTCAGTGGTCAACCTTCAGAGACTGCTAGCTCAAACACAAACTTCCGGAAATCTCAGAAAACAGATCTGGTGCAATGGGTCACTAGAACACAA TTTTGACAGCACCGCCAACAGAAGGTCTGTTTGCAGCCGTGAGGAAATAGATATATATCTCAGGACTTGCAAATCAAAGTATCAAGAAAAAGAACTTTACATCAAGGATGAGCATTGTGGACCGCAATACTCTGTAATCAAACTGCAAAAATTACTAGGCCAACCACAAATTCCAAAAAACCACATGGATCAAATCTTGAGCAATGTGTTCCTTGGGGATAA AACTGTTGCTGGAAACTTGAAGCTCCTGAACAACTTGCACATCAGTCATGTTCTTAATGCAGCTGAGGGTGATGAGCAGAATCATGTAACATCGAAGACCTACAGCGGAACAGACATCAAATATCTGGGATTCAAGGTGCTCGATGACCCCTCTTTTAACATTACTCCTCTTTTGCAGCCTGGAGCCATGTTCATTGAGCAGGGAGTTTCATTCTCCG GTAAAGTTCTAGTCTTTTGTACCAAAGGAGTGAGTCGTGCTGCTGCATTTGTGATTGCCTATCTAATGTTCTATCAAAATTTGCAGCTAGAAGATGCAATCCAATGTATTATTAAACAACGAAGCATCTACCCAAATAGTGGCTTTTTGAGCCAGCTTCAGGATCTGGACAAGAAACTCTTCCTTTAG